A genomic region of Limimonas halophila contains the following coding sequences:
- a CDS encoding tRNA sulfurtransferase, which translates to MADTARVVDDMIVVRPGPEEAIKSGRTRRFWQHTLRDNIADALARNGIEHELSVSFGRVFITTPRRDDAMAVLPRVFGISSFSPVAAVAPTELDAITQIGREACADTVRGKRYAVRCKRQGGQPFKSPDVERKLGAALNDLGTVHLDNPDVTVFVEALGRRAVITCERHEGVGGMPAGIQGRAVALLSGGFDSVVAAWRIMRRGAHVDFVFCNLGGGAYERLVLQIAAVLTHAWAHGLRPQFHVVDFSDVTADMKAKVKTSRWQVVLKRLMYRAACRVAADTGADAIVTGEAIGQVSSQTLANLSAIDPVADRPVLRPLCGFDKDEIMAEARRIGTAPLSERIREYCALSTGRPVVRCRPATLDKHEEALDGALLDRAVSERSVRDVMSVTADDLRQPFLFTGEIPAGARVIDCQPGHMYRRWHAPGAEHWDADSLARTFRELPKDRTYVLYCTFGTQTPVLAELMQQAGYEAYAFQGGLSRVQAYAEAHMADAPAAE; encoded by the coding sequence GTGGCGGACACCGCGCGCGTGGTCGACGACATGATCGTGGTGCGGCCGGGGCCGGAAGAGGCCATCAAATCCGGCCGCACGCGCCGTTTCTGGCAGCACACGCTGCGCGACAACATCGCCGATGCGCTCGCCCGCAACGGCATCGAGCACGAGCTGAGCGTCAGCTTCGGGCGTGTCTTCATCACCACCCCCCGGCGCGACGACGCCATGGCGGTGCTGCCGCGCGTCTTCGGCATTTCCAGCTTTTCCCCGGTAGCCGCGGTGGCGCCCACGGAGCTGGACGCGATCACGCAGATCGGCCGCGAAGCCTGTGCCGACACGGTGCGCGGCAAGCGCTACGCCGTTCGCTGCAAGCGCCAGGGCGGCCAGCCCTTCAAGTCCCCGGACGTCGAGCGCAAGCTGGGGGCGGCGCTCAACGACCTGGGCACGGTCCACCTGGACAACCCGGACGTCACGGTTTTCGTCGAGGCGCTCGGCCGGCGCGCGGTGATCACCTGCGAACGGCACGAAGGCGTCGGCGGCATGCCCGCCGGCATCCAGGGGCGCGCGGTGGCGCTGCTGTCGGGCGGGTTCGACTCCGTCGTGGCGGCGTGGCGCATCATGCGCCGGGGCGCGCACGTCGACTTCGTCTTCTGCAACCTGGGCGGCGGCGCGTACGAGCGGCTGGTGCTCCAGATCGCGGCGGTGCTGACGCACGCCTGGGCGCACGGCCTGCGCCCGCAGTTCCACGTCGTCGATTTTTCCGACGTGACCGCGGACATGAAGGCGAAGGTGAAGACCAGCCGCTGGCAGGTCGTGCTCAAGCGGCTGATGTACCGCGCCGCCTGCCGCGTGGCCGCGGACACGGGCGCCGACGCCATCGTCACCGGGGAGGCGATCGGGCAGGTGTCCTCGCAGACGCTGGCGAACCTCTCCGCCATCGACCCCGTCGCCGACCGCCCCGTGTTGCGCCCGCTGTGCGGCTTCGACAAGGACGAGATCATGGCCGAGGCGCGGCGCATCGGCACCGCGCCGCTGTCCGAGCGCATCCGCGAGTACTGCGCCCTCTCCACCGGGCGGCCGGTGGTGCGCTGCCGTCCGGCGACGCTGGACAAGCACGAGGAAGCGCTGGACGGCGCCTTGCTCGACCGGGCGGTCAGCGAGCGCTCCGTGCGCGACGTGATGAGCGTCACGGCGGACGACCTGCGCCAGCCCTTCCTGTTCACCGGCGAGATCCCCGCCGGCGCGCGCGTGATCGACTGCCAGCCGGGGCACATGTACCGGCGCTGGCACGCGCCGGGCGCCGAGCACTGGGACGCCGACAGCCTCGCGCGCACCTTCCGCGAGCTGCCCAAGGACCGGACCTACGTGCTCTACTGCACCTTCGGAACGCAGACGCCCGTGCTGGCGGAGCTGATGCAGCAGGCCGGCTACGAGGCCTACGCCTTCCAGGGCGGGTTGAGCCGGGTGCAGGCCTACGCCGAGGCGCACATGGCCGACGCCCCCGCCGCGGAGTAA
- a CDS encoding adenylosuccinate synthase: MANVAVVGAQWGDEGKGKVVDWLSQRADVVVRFQGGHNAGHTLVVDGTTYKLSLLPAGVVRSGKLAVIGNGVVVDPWALAEEIERVRGQGLELTPDRLRIADNACLILPLHSRVDRAREAAAGRGGRIGTTGRGIGPAYEDKVGRRAVRVCDLADEDLLRERVDALLQHHNALLRGLGDEPVDAEEIVQQLLAVAPRILPFADRAWKVLDGARGEGADILFEGAQGAMLDVDHGTYPFVTSSNTLAGQALAGAGFGGRMHCTLGLAKAYTTRVGSGPFPTELDDETGHHLGERGNEFGTVTGRARRCGWFDAALVRQAVSVGGINGIALTKLDVLDGLETVKIGVGYRVDGEHLDHLPASPRLQARAEPVYEEMPGWSQSTHGARTWDELPENAVAYVRRIEALTGAPVTMISTSPERADTILVADPFGAA; this comes from the coding sequence ATGGCGAACGTCGCGGTCGTGGGCGCCCAGTGGGGCGACGAAGGCAAGGGCAAGGTCGTCGACTGGCTGTCCCAGCGCGCCGACGTCGTGGTGCGCTTTCAGGGCGGCCACAACGCCGGCCACACGCTCGTGGTCGACGGCACGACCTACAAGCTGTCGCTGCTGCCGGCGGGTGTGGTGCGCTCCGGCAAGCTGGCGGTGATCGGCAACGGCGTGGTCGTCGATCCCTGGGCGCTGGCCGAGGAGATCGAGCGCGTGCGCGGGCAGGGGCTGGAACTGACGCCGGATCGCCTGCGCATCGCCGACAACGCCTGCCTCATCCTGCCGCTGCACAGCCGCGTCGACCGCGCGCGCGAGGCCGCCGCCGGCCGCGGCGGGCGCATCGGCACCACCGGGCGCGGCATCGGCCCCGCCTACGAGGACAAGGTGGGCCGCCGCGCCGTTCGCGTCTGCGATCTGGCCGACGAGGACCTGCTGCGCGAGCGCGTGGACGCGCTGCTCCAGCACCACAACGCCCTGTTGCGCGGCCTGGGCGACGAGCCGGTGGACGCCGAAGAGATCGTCCAGCAACTCCTCGCGGTGGCACCGCGCATCCTGCCCTTTGCGGACCGCGCCTGGAAGGTGCTCGACGGGGCGCGCGGCGAGGGGGCCGACATCCTTTTCGAGGGCGCCCAGGGCGCCATGCTGGACGTCGACCACGGCACCTATCCCTTCGTCACCAGCTCCAACACCCTCGCGGGGCAGGCGCTGGCCGGCGCCGGCTTCGGCGGGCGCATGCACTGCACGCTGGGCCTCGCCAAGGCCTACACCACACGCGTGGGCAGCGGCCCCTTCCCCACGGAGCTGGACGACGAGACCGGCCATCACCTGGGCGAGCGCGGCAACGAGTTCGGGACGGTCACCGGGCGCGCGCGGCGCTGCGGCTGGTTCGACGCCGCCCTCGTGCGCCAGGCCGTGAGCGTCGGCGGGATCAACGGCATCGCGCTGACCAAGCTGGACGTGCTGGACGGGCTGGAGACGGTGAAGATCGGCGTCGGCTACCGCGTCGACGGCGAACACCTGGACCATCTGCCCGCCTCGCCGCGCCTCCAGGCGCGCGCGGAGCCGGTGTACGAGGAGATGCCGGGGTGGTCGCAGTCCACCCACGGCGCGCGCACCTGGGACGAGTTGCCGGAAAACGCTGTCGCCTACGTGCGCCGCATCGAGGCCCTGACCGGCGCGCCGGTGACGATGATCTCCACCAGCCCCGAGCGGGCCGACACCATCCTGGTTGCGGACCCCTTCGGCGCGGCGTGA
- a CDS encoding RluA family pseudouridine synthase, which yields MAEAAETATRTVRLTVDASDANARADRVLARGADGLSRSRIKGLVEAGHLAVDGRTVADPAHRVKAGAELTLTVPPAAPAKPEAQAIALDVVHEDPHLIVVIKPAGMVVHPAPGAPDGTLVNALIAHCGDELTGIGGEQRPGIVHRLDKDTSGLMVAAKTETAHAALVEQFAARSIERSYTAVVWGVPAPTEGACTSAIGRHPVDRKRMAVRQRGGRAAETHYRVTRVLGARTASLVECRLKTGRTHQIRVHLAHAGHPLVADPTYGRRRIPDELAEPARHVVAGLGRQALHAATLGFTHPVTGERLRFTSPIPQDIQGVIDAFSGG from the coding sequence ATGGCCGAGGCGGCGGAAACAGCCACGCGCACGGTCCGGCTGACCGTTGACGCCAGCGACGCGAACGCGCGCGCGGACCGCGTGCTCGCCCGCGGCGCCGACGGGCTGTCGCGCAGCCGCATCAAGGGGCTGGTCGAGGCGGGCCACCTTGCCGTGGACGGGCGGACGGTGGCCGACCCGGCGCACCGGGTCAAGGCGGGCGCCGAGCTGACGCTGACGGTGCCGCCGGCCGCGCCGGCCAAACCGGAAGCCCAGGCGATCGCCCTGGATGTCGTTCACGAAGACCCCCATCTCATCGTCGTGATCAAGCCGGCCGGGATGGTGGTCCACCCCGCCCCGGGCGCGCCGGACGGCACGCTGGTCAACGCGCTGATCGCCCATTGCGGCGACGAGCTGACCGGCATCGGGGGCGAGCAGCGCCCGGGCATCGTCCACCGGCTCGACAAGGACACCAGCGGGCTCATGGTGGCGGCCAAGACGGAAACCGCCCACGCCGCGCTCGTGGAGCAGTTCGCCGCGCGCTCGATCGAGCGCAGCTACACGGCCGTGGTCTGGGGCGTGCCCGCCCCCACCGAAGGCGCCTGCACGAGCGCCATCGGCCGCCATCCCGTCGACCGCAAGCGCATGGCCGTGCGCCAGCGCGGCGGCCGCGCGGCGGAGACGCACTACCGCGTCACGCGCGTGCTGGGCGCGCGCACGGCCTCGCTGGTCGAGTGCCGGCTGAAGACCGGCCGCACGCACCAGATCCGCGTGCACTTGGCGCACGCGGGCCATCCGCTCGTGGCCGATCCGACCTACGGCCGGCGGCGCATCCCGGACGAACTGGCCGAGCCGGCGCGGCACGTCGTCGCGGGCCTGGGGCGGCAGGCGCTGCACGCCGCCACGCTGGGGTTCACGCACCCGGTCACGGGCGAGCGGCTGCGCTTCACGAGCCCGATTCCCCAGGACATTCAGGGTGTTATCGACGCATTCTCGGGGGGTTGA
- the thiD gene encoding bifunctional hydroxymethylpyrimidine kinase/phosphomethylpyrimidine kinase — MTAGTERGRVLIVAGSDSGGGAGIQADIKTVTCLGGYAATAVTALTAQDTCGVHGVQGVDPAFIQQQMRVVLNDIGADCIKTGMLHSAPVIEAVCEVLAEVPDIPVVVDPVMVAQSGHSLLEQDAVRTLVRDLVIKAEILTPNRPEAEKLGGMEINTADDLGHAARTLLTLGTRSALVKGGHLRGDTLVDVLADPDGTIEFADTRIETDQTHGTGCTLASGIATGLAQGLELRSAVMRARDYLRRALASAPGFGQCQGPVNHGWPVQGLDTEG, encoded by the coding sequence ATGACGGCGGGAACCGAGCGGGGCCGCGTGCTCATCGTCGCCGGGTCGGACTCCGGCGGCGGCGCCGGCATCCAGGCCGACATCAAGACGGTCACCTGCCTGGGCGGCTACGCGGCCACGGCGGTGACTGCGCTGACGGCCCAGGACACCTGCGGCGTCCACGGCGTCCAGGGCGTCGATCCGGCCTTCATCCAGCAGCAGATGCGCGTCGTCCTGAACGACATCGGCGCCGACTGCATCAAGACGGGCATGCTGCACAGCGCGCCCGTGATCGAGGCCGTCTGCGAGGTGCTGGCGGAGGTGCCCGACATCCCGGTGGTCGTGGACCCCGTGATGGTGGCGCAGAGCGGCCATTCGCTGTTGGAGCAGGACGCCGTGCGCACGCTCGTGCGCGATCTCGTCATCAAGGCCGAGATCCTCACGCCCAACCGGCCGGAAGCTGAAAAGCTGGGCGGTATGGAGATCAACACGGCCGACGACCTGGGCCACGCCGCGCGCACGCTGCTCACGCTCGGCACGCGCAGCGCCCTGGTGAAGGGCGGGCATCTGCGCGGGGACACGCTCGTCGACGTGCTCGCCGATCCCGACGGCACCATCGAGTTCGCGGACACCCGGATCGAAACGGACCAGACCCACGGCACGGGCTGCACCCTGGCGTCCGGCATCGCCACCGGGCTGGCGCAGGGCCTGGAGCTTCGCAGCGCCGTGATGCGGGCGCGCGACTACCTGCGTCGGGCGCTTGCAAGCGCGCCGGGGTTCGGCCAGTGCCAGGGGCCGGTCAACCACGGCTGGCCGGTGCAGGGGCTGGACACGGAGGGCTAG
- a CDS encoding inorganic phosphate transporter — translation MDGSLIIVGIAVALFTGVNNGGSSIGASFGPAVGSGIVGYRMAGILMTGAVLAGGLIVGPNVVDTLGHKFVSAEHMSLPAAIGVLLFTSAGILFGNLRGVSVSTSETAVGAVAGLGAALGVLNWKTLAIVITWWLVSPLIALAISALIGRYYYQRLTSALQLNSESRKPIARIAVVVIACYMGFSAGASNVANAVAPLVGAGELDMTSGILMGALAMGVGGFIFGPYTMRTVGTGITDLSTEGALIAMVIAATIITVLSYAGIPVSLAVTAITCVIGMGWGRQLAEQAEQKADGGNPGNNNGQVRFSRATTARIILTWTGSPVIAFAPAYAVFALAHAAGLI, via the coding sequence ATGGATGGCTCACTGATCATCGTGGGGATCGCCGTCGCGCTGTTCACGGGCGTGAACAACGGCGGCTCCTCCATCGGCGCGTCCTTCGGACCGGCCGTCGGCAGCGGCATCGTCGGCTACCGCATGGCCGGCATCCTGATGACGGGCGCGGTGCTCGCCGGCGGCCTGATCGTCGGCCCCAACGTGGTCGACACCCTGGGGCACAAGTTCGTCAGCGCCGAGCACATGTCGCTGCCCGCGGCCATCGGCGTGCTGCTGTTCACCAGCGCCGGCATCCTCTTCGGCAACCTGCGCGGCGTCTCCGTCAGCACCAGCGAGACGGCGGTGGGCGCCGTCGCGGGCCTGGGCGCCGCGCTCGGCGTGCTGAACTGGAAGACGCTGGCGATCGTCATCACGTGGTGGTTGGTTTCGCCGTTGATCGCGCTGGCGATCTCGGCGCTCATCGGGCGCTATTACTACCAGCGCCTGACCAGCGCGCTGCAACTCAACTCCGAATCGCGCAAGCCCATCGCCCGCATCGCGGTCGTGGTGATCGCCTGCTACATGGGCTTTTCCGCCGGCGCCTCGAACGTCGCCAACGCCGTGGCCCCGCTGGTGGGTGCGGGCGAGCTGGACATGACCTCCGGCATCCTCATGGGCGCGCTGGCGATGGGCGTGGGCGGCTTCATCTTCGGCCCCTACACGATGCGCACCGTGGGCACCGGCATCACCGACCTGTCCACGGAAGGCGCGCTGATCGCCATGGTCATCGCCGCCACGATCATCACGGTGCTCAGCTATGCCGGCATCCCCGTCAGCCTCGCCGTCACCGCCATCACCTGCGTCATCGGCATGGGCTGGGGCCGCCAACTCGCCGAGCAGGCCGAGCAGAAGGCCGACGGCGGCAACCCGGGGAACAACAACGGCCAGGTCCGCTTCTCCCGCGCCACGACCGCGCGCATCATCCTGACCTGGACCGGCTCGCCGGTGATCGCGTTCGCGCCGGCCTACGCCGTCTTCGCCCTCGCCCACGCCGCGGGGCTGATTTAA
- a CDS encoding phosphoserine transaminase, which yields MPYPDPPARKPADPRFCTGPARKRPGWSADALTGALLGRSHRSADAQERLNAVIARSRGVLGIPDSHRVAILPASDTGAFEAALWSLLGARGVDVLAWDGFGRTWLRDVVDQLDLDGVRVLEAPDGALPDLTAVDAGRDVVFPWVGTTTGVMVPDARWIAPDRAGLTICDATSAAFAVELPWDRLDVATWSWQKVLGGEAQHGMIALSPRAVARLATHTPPWPVPKVFRLAEQGRVKDALFAGATLNTPSMLCVEDALDALAWAESLGGLPALRARAEANRAVVAEWVAARAWLDFLAADPATQAPTSLCLRPVDPWIRRHGEPEQRRLIQRMADLIAGHGAGYDLMGHRDAPPTLRIWGGATVDPDDVAALLPWLDWAFEYLKAEHGVE from the coding sequence GTGCCGTACCCCGATCCGCCCGCCCGCAAGCCCGCCGATCCGCGCTTCTGCACCGGTCCCGCGCGCAAGCGCCCCGGCTGGTCGGCCGACGCGCTTACGGGCGCGCTGCTCGGCCGCTCGCACCGCAGCGCGGACGCGCAGGAGCGGCTGAACGCCGTCATCGCGCGCTCGCGCGGCGTGCTGGGCATTCCGGACAGCCATCGCGTCGCCATCCTGCCGGCCTCGGACACGGGCGCGTTCGAGGCCGCGCTGTGGAGCCTGCTCGGCGCGCGCGGCGTGGACGTGCTGGCGTGGGACGGCTTCGGCCGCACCTGGCTGCGCGACGTGGTGGACCAGCTCGACCTCGACGGGGTGCGCGTGCTGGAGGCCCCGGACGGCGCGCTGCCCGACCTGACGGCGGTCGACGCCGGCCGCGACGTCGTCTTCCCGTGGGTGGGCACGACCACGGGCGTCATGGTGCCGGACGCACGCTGGATCGCCCCCGACCGCGCCGGGCTGACGATCTGCGACGCCACCTCGGCCGCCTTCGCCGTGGAGCTGCCGTGGGACCGACTGGATGTCGCCACCTGGTCCTGGCAGAAGGTCCTGGGCGGCGAGGCCCAGCACGGCATGATCGCGCTCTCGCCCCGCGCCGTCGCGCGGCTGGCGACGCACACGCCGCCGTGGCCCGTGCCCAAGGTCTTCCGTCTGGCCGAGCAGGGGCGGGTGAAGGACGCCCTGTTCGCGGGGGCGACGCTCAACACCCCCTCGATGCTGTGCGTCGAGGATGCGCTCGATGCCCTCGCCTGGGCGGAGTCCCTCGGCGGGCTGCCGGCGCTGCGGGCGCGGGCCGAAGCCAACCGCGCCGTGGTCGCCGAGTGGGTGGCGGCGCGCGCCTGGCTGGATTTCCTCGCCGCCGACCCGGCCACGCAGGCGCCCACGAGCCTGTGCCTGCGCCCCGTCGACCCCTGGATTCGCCGCCACGGCGAGCCCGAGCAGCGCCGACTGATCCAGCGCATGGCCGACCTGATCGCCGGGCACGGAGCGGGCTACGACCTCATGGGCCACCGCGACGCCCCGCCGACGCTGCGCATATGGGGCGGTGCGACCGTCGATCCGGACGACGTTGCGGCCCTGCTGCCGTGGCTGGATTGGGCCTTCGAATATCTGAAGGCGGAACACGGCGTCGAATAG
- the rpoH gene encoding RNA polymerase sigma factor RpoH, whose product MAQPQLPTVPSEGNLTQYLQEIRKFPMLEADQEYMLAKRWREHNDVDAAHQLVTSHLRLVAKIAMGYRGYGLPLSELISEGNVGMMQAVKRFDPDRGFRLATYAMWWIRAAIQEYILHSWSMVKMGTTAAQKKLFFNLRKLKGQMQAIDEGDLDPEQVSEISETLNVPENDVINMNRRLGSHDHSLNAPLRVDGDGEWQDWLVDEGENQESRLGETEELTKRRELLRDAMESLNARERHILEERRLKEEPTTLEDLSQEYGISRERVRQIEVRAFEKLQKAMRNAARESVAA is encoded by the coding sequence ATGGCACAGCCGCAGCTTCCCACGGTTCCCAGCGAGGGCAACCTGACCCAGTACCTCCAGGAGATCCGCAAGTTCCCGATGCTGGAAGCGGACCAGGAGTACATGCTGGCGAAGCGCTGGCGCGAGCACAATGACGTGGACGCCGCGCATCAGCTCGTGACCAGTCACCTGCGGCTGGTCGCGAAGATCGCCATGGGCTACCGCGGTTACGGCCTGCCGCTGTCCGAGCTGATCTCGGAAGGCAACGTCGGCATGATGCAGGCCGTGAAGCGGTTCGACCCGGATCGCGGCTTCCGCCTGGCGACCTACGCCATGTGGTGGATCCGTGCGGCGATCCAGGAGTATATCCTGCACTCCTGGTCCATGGTTAAGATGGGCACGACGGCGGCGCAGAAGAAGCTCTTCTTCAACCTGCGCAAGCTCAAGGGCCAGATGCAGGCCATCGACGAGGGCGATCTGGACCCCGAGCAGGTCAGCGAGATCTCGGAGACGCTCAACGTCCCCGAGAACGACGTCATCAACATGAACCGCCGTCTGGGCAGCCACGATCACTCGCTGAACGCCCCGTTGCGCGTGGACGGCGACGGCGAGTGGCAGGACTGGCTCGTCGACGAGGGCGAGAACCAGGAAAGCCGCCTGGGCGAGACCGAGGAGCTGACCAAGCGGCGCGAGCTGCTGCGCGACGCGATGGAGTCCCTGAATGCCCGCGAGCGCCACATCCTGGAGGAGCGGCGCCTCAAGGAGGAGCCGACGACCCTGGAGGATCTGAGCCAGGAGTACGGCATCTCCCGCGAGCGCGTCCGCCAGATCGAGGTGCGGGCGTTCGAAAAGCTCCAGAAGGCGATGCGGAATGCCGCGCGCGAGAGCGTGGCGGCGTAA
- a CDS encoding MaoC family dehydratase, which yields MSDALYFEDFTIGRRFTTHGMTLTEADIIQFAQLYDPQPFHMDKVAAADSAYGTLIASGLHTFCVAIRMAVQENIFTAASMGSPGVDQMRWHQPVQPGDTLTTEIEVMDAAPSTSKPDRGRARMGYTVRNQHGDSVMTFTAWQILKRKPD from the coding sequence ATGTCGGACGCGCTTTACTTCGAGGACTTCACCATCGGCCGCCGCTTCACCACGCACGGCATGACGCTCACCGAAGCGGACATCATCCAGTTCGCCCAGCTCTACGACCCGCAGCCCTTCCACATGGACAAGGTGGCGGCCGCGGACTCGGCCTATGGCACCCTGATCGCCAGCGGGCTGCACACCTTTTGCGTCGCCATCCGCATGGCGGTGCAGGAAAACATCTTCACCGCCGCGTCGATGGGCTCGCCCGGCGTCGATCAGATGCGCTGGCACCAGCCCGTCCAGCCGGGCGACACCCTGACCACCGAGATCGAGGTCATGGACGCCGCCCCCTCGACCTCCAAGCCCGACCGCGGCCGCGCCCGCATGGGCTACACCGTGCGCAACCAGCACGGCGACAGCGTCATGACCTTCACCGCCTGGCAGATCCTCAAACGGAAGCCGGATTAA
- a CDS encoding ATP phosphoribosyltransferase regulatory subunit, with translation MTRTPANALLPNGLQDVLPPDADHEAAAVERLMSCFAGHGYERVKPPMLEFEDALLAGAGAALGAQTFRLMDPVSQKMLGLRADVTPQVARVAASRLGHAPRPLRLCYAGQVLRTAGSQLRPERQFAQVGAELIGTDAEAADAEAVTMAVEALQEVGVPRLSVDLNLPPLVGALAAHLGVDADTTDRLRQALDRKDAASVDTLAGEHAELFRGLLRAVGPAETALPRLQALDLPDAIRPEAERLARVVERVRAALPELTLTVDPVEHRGFEYQTGVSFTLYARGVRAEVGRGGRYTADANVGATEAATGFTVFMDTVMRALPAAPRAERLYVPAGTDPSIARGLRADGWVTVAGLEPEPDAEAEAARLGCGHIYRDGRVAAVRTGSGSG, from the coding sequence ATGACCCGAACGCCCGCCAACGCGCTGCTGCCCAATGGGCTGCAGGACGTGCTGCCGCCCGACGCCGACCACGAGGCGGCGGCCGTGGAGCGGCTGATGAGCTGCTTCGCCGGCCACGGCTACGAGCGCGTCAAGCCGCCCATGCTGGAGTTCGAGGATGCCCTGCTCGCCGGGGCGGGCGCCGCGCTGGGCGCGCAGACCTTCCGCCTCATGGACCCCGTGAGCCAGAAGATGCTGGGGCTGCGCGCCGACGTCACGCCGCAGGTCGCCCGCGTCGCCGCCTCGCGCCTGGGGCACGCGCCGCGCCCGCTGCGGCTGTGCTACGCCGGGCAGGTGCTGCGCACCGCCGGCTCGCAGCTCCGCCCGGAGCGCCAGTTCGCCCAGGTGGGCGCGGAGCTGATCGGCACCGACGCCGAGGCCGCCGACGCCGAGGCCGTCACGATGGCGGTCGAGGCGTTGCAGGAGGTGGGCGTGCCCCGCCTGTCGGTCGACCTCAACCTGCCGCCGCTGGTGGGGGCGCTGGCCGCGCACCTGGGGGTGGACGCTGACACGACCGACCGCCTGCGCCAGGCCCTGGACCGCAAGGACGCGGCGTCGGTGGACACGCTCGCGGGCGAGCACGCCGAGCTGTTTCGCGGCCTGCTGCGCGCGGTCGGCCCGGCGGAAACGGCGCTGCCGCGCCTGCAGGCCCTGGATCTGCCGGATGCGATCCGGCCCGAGGCGGAGCGGCTGGCGCGCGTGGTCGAGCGCGTGCGCGCGGCGCTGCCGGAGCTGACGCTGACGGTCGATCCGGTCGAGCACCGCGGCTTCGAGTATCAGACGGGCGTGTCCTTCACGCTCTACGCGCGCGGGGTGCGCGCCGAGGTCGGGCGCGGCGGGCGCTACACCGCCGACGCCAACGTGGGCGCCACCGAGGCGGCCACGGGATTCACCGTATTCATGGACACCGTCATGCGCGCCCTGCCGGCGGCGCCGCGCGCCGAGCGGCTGTACGTGCCCGCGGGCACCGATCCCTCGATCGCGCGCGGGTTGCGGGCCGACGGCTGGGTGACCGTGGCGGGGCTGGAACCGGAGCCCGACGCCGAGGCCGAGGCGGCCCGGCTGGGGTGCGGGCACATCTACCGGGACGGCCGGGTGGCGGCCGTCCGAACCGGGTCGGGGAGCGGCTAG
- a CDS encoding PhzF family phenazine biosynthesis protein, with product MKLPYYVVDAFADGVFTGNPAGVCPLTTWPDDATLQAIAAENNLSETAFFAPSRGEAAYDLRWFTPTVEVDLCGHATLASAYVLAEICGVATSPLRFASRSGVLGVTRAGDTHWLDFPARPPQPVDDVQPFADALGAMPERVLRYGRDGKALAVFGTQAEVAALDPDHGRVAALPSFGVIATAPGEAHDFVSRYFAAHAGIPEDPVTGSAHAVLTPYWARRLGRDSFTARQISARGGELACTLDGERVHIGGRCSLYLEGRIDVPG from the coding sequence ATGAAGCTGCCGTACTACGTGGTCGACGCCTTCGCCGACGGCGTCTTCACCGGCAACCCGGCCGGCGTTTGCCCGCTGACCACCTGGCCGGACGACGCCACGCTCCAGGCCATCGCGGCCGAGAACAACCTTTCCGAAACCGCCTTCTTCGCGCCGTCGCGCGGCGAGGCGGCCTACGATCTGCGCTGGTTCACGCCCACGGTCGAGGTCGATCTGTGCGGCCACGCCACCCTGGCGAGCGCCTATGTGCTGGCGGAAATCTGCGGCGTCGCGACGTCGCCGCTGCGCTTCGCCTCGCGCAGCGGGGTGCTCGGTGTGACGCGCGCGGGGGACACCCACTGGCTGGACTTCCCGGCGCGGCCGCCGCAGCCAGTGGACGACGTCCAACCCTTCGCCGATGCCCTGGGCGCGATGCCCGAGCGCGTGCTGCGGTACGGCCGCGACGGCAAGGCCCTGGCGGTGTTCGGCACCCAGGCGGAGGTCGCGGCCCTCGACCCCGATCACGGCCGGGTCGCCGCGCTGCCCAGCTTCGGCGTCATCGCCACCGCCCCGGGGGAGGCGCACGACTTCGTGTCGCGCTATTTCGCCGCCCACGCGGGCATTCCCGAAGACCCGGTCACGGGCTCCGCCCACGCTGTGCTGACGCCCTACTGGGCGCGGCGGCTGGGCCGCGACAGCTTCACGGCGCGCCAGATCTCCGCGCGCGGGGGCGAACTGGCCTGCACGCTCGACGGCGAGCGCGTGCACATCGGCGGGCGGTGCAGCCTCTATCTGGAAGGGCGCATCGACGTGCCCGGGTGA